A region of the Candidatus Paceibacterota bacterium genome:
TTAGAGCATTATTCCACCAAGATGTGTATATGGTGAAGAAGGTTATTGATGGAGACACTATTAATGTCTCAAAAGGAATTTTTGGAAAAACATACACAGTACGGCTATTAGGAATAAACGCACCTGAATCAGTTGATCCACGAAAACGTGTTGAATGTTTTGGAAAAGAAGCATCCGTCTTTCTAAAGCACAGACTTATAAAGGGGACATTTGTATATCTTGCGTCGGACACTGAAAAGTCAGATACGGATAAATATGGGAGGTTACTTCGATATGTATTTACCAAAGATTCAAACTCTACCTGGAGACTTATTAATAAGGAAATAGTCTCCTTGGGATATGCATTTGAGGAGTCTTTTGGAG
Encoded here:
- a CDS encoding thermonuclease family protein gives rise to the protein MARTWIIALSICVCGVYLGHSIGVRALFHQDVYMVKKVIDGDTINVSKGIFGKTYTVRLLGINAPESVDPRKRVECFGKEASVFLKHRLIKGTFVYLASDTEKSDTDKYGRLLRYVFTKDSNSTWRLINKEIVSLGYAFEESFGEPYQLRVYIEYVENDAKAFKRGLWGIEGCKAAW